In the genome of Pangasianodon hypophthalmus isolate fPanHyp1 chromosome 23, fPanHyp1.pri, whole genome shotgun sequence, one region contains:
- the dclk3 gene encoding serine/threonine-protein kinase DCLK3 — protein MWSRNLVQEAARPKWKVADQRTKLPACPNPRQGLPSYTFGSKTLRCPAAHRPLEKVGIGPCRWEEPVLRRASGYHGRHEEASPVRPRIVTVVRPCGEHNLRKISLLLNRRAVQTFELLMTDISEALGFPCWHSGRVRRLFSPPGQEIHSLSEFFHFGNAFLAFGISRPSISEVQAALQELYPDNPGYHDSLLRLWERILRPKAAKTDSGFHEDVPQHDSTLNVSLDLVTNQPPANHLQPFRAQVRQKDRGRWERQRGEWDNREDRRAHQSQTKEERRIDRKKEPVYCQSCRGAGPPIPPIVNKKSAKLEKPNNESKAPLSQDNRMKNSSQIKKTEADDQKNDPSILENKVLILGPQAEIPVEQDKPKTEMVEQKVLWEELPPDGMQVSLEEIQCCYDIGDVVGDGNFAVVYECRVHGCTQTFAMKMVDKAKLQGRGHMIQNEIALLRSLTHPRLVRLLRSHHTDTHVYLLMELVSGGDLFDAIARCGKFSEPCAARMIRDISQALEYIHNKSIAHRDIKPENLLDQRHSNGSINLKLADFGLAMVVTEPVFTVCGTPTYVAPEILAETGYGVEVDVWAMGVILFVLLSGFPPFRSPERNQEELFHLIQKGEVHFLSPYWDHVSEGAKVLISALLEVNPTVRLTASQTLQNSWLLHAAAQSDQEEATDTSNIIINKKDTLKSGRRKHGAWGNQPKLDMSVEIAQVAQTEGNRESNTNKYRETNMDQKDKQTPKRPSQVREISKNDHQLEVSVLVQKAETPE, from the exons ATGTGGAGCCGAAACCTAGTGCAAGAAGCAGCCAGGCCTAAGTGGAAAGTGGCAG ATCAAAGAACTAAACTGCCTGCGTGTCCGAATCCTCGGCAAGGACTGCCTTCATACACCTTCGGCTCCAAGACCCTGAGATGTCCTGCAGCCCACAGGCCCTTAGAAAAGGTTGGAATTGGCCCATGTAGGTGGGAGGAGCCTGTGCTGCGCAGAGCGAGTGGTTATCATGGACGGCACGAAGAAGCTAGTCCAGTGCGCCCACGCATTGTGACAGTGGTTCGGCCATGTGGTGAGCACAATCTGCGGAAGATCTCTCTGCTGCTAAACCGACGCGCTGTACAGACGTTTGAGCTGTTGATGACTGATATATCAGAAGCTCTTGGCTTCCCATGCTGGCACAGTGGTCGTGTTCGACGCCTTTTCAGCCCTCCTGGGCAAGAGATACACAGCCTCTCTGAATTCTTCCACTTTGGCAATGCCTTCCTGGCCTTTGGCATCAGCCGTCCATCCATTAGTGAAGTACAGGCCGCGCTGCAGGAGCTGTATCCTGACAATCCAGGTTACCATGACAGCTTGTTGAGGTTGTGGGAGCGGATCCTGAGGCCTAAAGCTGCTAAGACAGACAGTGGTTTCCATGAAGATGTACCCCAACATGATTCCACTTTGAATGTATCCCTTGATTTAGTGACAAACCAGCCACCAGCTAATCATTTGCAGCCATTCCGAGCACAAGTCAGGCAGAAAGACAGGGGCAGGtgggagaggcagagaggagaGTGGGACAACAGGGAGGATAGAAGAGCACACCAATCTCAGAcaaaagaggagaggaggataGACAGGAAGAAGGAGCCAGTTTATTGCCAGAGCTGTAGAGGAGCTGGTCCACCTATTCCTCCAATTGTAAACAAGAAGTCTGCTAAATTAGAAAAACCTAACAATGAGAGCAAAGCTCCTCTTTCCCAGGATAACAGGATGAAAAACTCATCACAGATCAAAAAGACTGAAGCAGACGATCAGAAAAATGATCCAAGCATCCTCGaaaacaaagtgctaattttGGGGCCCCAAGCAGAAATCCCAGTAGAACAAGACAAGCCTAAAACAGAAATGGTAGAGCAGAAGGTCTTGTGGGAGGAGCTCCCACCTGACGGTATGCAGGTCTCTCTGGAGGAAATCCAGTGCTGCTATGACATTGGGGATGTGGTGGGTGATGGGAACTTTGCAGTGGTGTATGAGTGCCGTGTGCACGGCTGCACCCAAACCTTTGCCATGAAGATGGTGGACAAGGCCAAACTGCAGGGCCGAGGTCACATGATACAGAACGAGATCGCCCTACTGCGTAGCCTGACACACCCCCGCCTAGTGCGGCTGCTGCGCTcacatcacacagacacacacgtctACCTGTTAATGGAGCTGGTGTCTGGTGGCGATCTGTTTGATGCTATTGCCAGGTGTGGAAAATTCAGTGAGCCTTGTGCAGCTAGGATGATTCGGGACATCAGCCAGGCTCTGGAGTACATCCATAACAAGAGCATTGCACACAGAGATATCAAGCCTGAAAACCTTCTA GACCAACGGCACAGCAATGGCAGTATCAACCTAAAGCTGGCTGATTTTGGATTAGCCATGGTAGTGACAGAGCCAGTTTTCACTGTTTGCGGCACACCGACATATGTTGCTCCTGAGATACTTGCTGAGACAG gGTATGGTGTAGAAGTGGACGTCTGGGCAATGGGTGTGATACTGTTTGTGCTGCTCAGTGGGTTTCCTCCCTTCCGCAGTCCAGAACGCAATCAGGAGGAACTCTTTCATCTCATCCAGAAAGGAGAGGTCCACTTTCTGTCGCCTTACTGGGACCATGTGTCTGAGG GAGCTAAAGTTCTGATCAGTGCTCTGCTAGAAGTGAACCCCACCGTGAGACTGACAGCCAGTCAAACTCTGCAGAACAGCTGGCTTCTCCATGCAGCAGCACAGAGCGACCAGGAGGAGGCGACAGACACcagcaacatcatcatcaacaagaaAGACACACTCAAATCAGGACGCAGAAAACATGGGGCATGGGGCAATCAGCCAAAACTAGATATGTCAGTAGAGATAGCTCAAGTGGCACAGACTGAAGGGAACAGAGAAAgcaacacaaataaatacagagaaacCAACATGGACCAGAAAGATAAGCAGACTCCCAAGAGACCATCACAAGTAAGAGAAATCAGCAAAAATGATCACCAGCTGGAGGTATCAGTATTAGTACAAAAAGCAGAAACACCCGAGTAG